A window of Punica granatum isolate Tunisia-2019 chromosome 8, ASM765513v2, whole genome shotgun sequence genomic DNA:
GAGGTGTACCTGAGAACCAATTATAGCCCATAAAAACCCCCACAATATCTGGAAATTGATCAACTTCTCCTTTTCTAACTGGACAGAAAGAAGACCTTCTGTCACATGCAAACTCATGAAAATAGGAATCTCTGATGCAGGTTCTAACGTAGACAGGAAAGCCATATATAAACTTCTTCCAATAATAAAAGTTCTAATAATTAGGTGCTTTTTACATAATATAAGCCTCAAACAAGATCACGTTAATAACAGACCAGAGTCCTCGGGGTTTGGGATCTAACTGCAGTTAAATATTTAAGAGAACAATTGAGATCTTGTAGACAATAGGAAATTTGTAGTCAAGGACAAAGAATAGTCATTACCAACATATTTCCATTATCGGAAAACTAATGCAGCAATAGAACTGCACCAAAGCCGTAAAGAATGCAAGTACAGATAAGGTCCATTTCCATGTAAACTGTTTGCAAACATATTTATACCTATTGGATGAATTGTAAGAGCAGGACGGGTTGAGGCGGCGACGTGCTTGCTGAGAAAAATAACCTCGTCAACGGGCTCTTCCGCCACCTCCTCCCAGCGCTTGTCCAAGTGGTCCTCTTTCACAAGGCGAGTTTCGAGTTTCAGCAGCCTCACGTCTCTGTTTGCAAAACTGGGTATGTCCTAAATAACCGGTCTAATCAAATACTATATCCTTTGaaccaaataacataaattattatttcaccATTAAAACGCATACGATAGAATGGAACGAAATTGACATATAAACATAACGTTTAGTAACGAAgttaagtttaatttaatttgatttgaggagatgaacAGGAAAATAATTgggaaaagtatgtgagaaattttgcaaaaaaagagagagtaatgattgtgttattgaattgaggaaaaagtgttaaaattgaagaaaagtgttgaatagttgagagaatttagtactGAAAAgctaattgtaataatagataagaaaaagtatgagaaagaatttgaaaatttttttttaaaaaacaatgattgtattgttaaattgaggaaaaaataaagttaaaagtttGTCTTCGTATACGAACAAACCTAAATGACCGAACTTTGTAAGCCATTTCCATTCCTCCGCACCAAATGTGACCAAAGGACTGACTTAGATCATTAAATCTTGAGAGCCAAAACTATGAAACTGGTCGGGGAACCAGTTCGGCAGAAGCATAATTGATTCAATGACAGTGGAAACAAATGAGCTGATGCAAAGgtgaaaaatctgaaatttcaATGAGAAGGCAAGGCCTGAGCTATGGTGGGCGTGGTCTGACCTGGATGGTGGGTCCGGGGTGCCACCCTGGCATGGCCAAGAGGGACGAGGCGGGCCCAATTGAGGCCGGGTCTGCCGTGGTCGCCACCAGCAGCGTcaccatttcctcccactctcTCTGCGACTGCAGAACATAAGAAACAAAGAGCTTTTATAGCCTTTAAGATGTCGCTGAACACAACTTGAAACATAAGATAATTTTTGCATTATTCATTATTActaaatgttaaaaaaaaaaaagaagctccAAAGAGACAGGAAAGAGCACAAATCATTGTAATGAAAGGCATCATTttgttatctttttttttttaaatttaatttgttcTTTTCTAATCTTACGGGTCAAACTAAAATAGAATGTGACTGCACACACATTTAATGAAATTGGAAGTCTTAGATCATTGGTGTTCACTTTTCAGGAAAAGCATGAAGTTTTCGGGGTCCATAGGACTGCACAAACCTTGGGACCGGGTTTCTCCGTTGCCACGATCGACGAATTTTTCTCGGAAGACAATCACATGTATTGGTGGCATCTAAAACTGggaacttctttttttccctttgtcATTCCTCAGATATCAGTAAATAGCCAAAAAATATTACAGCAAAATTTATCAGTACATGATGAATTCATGTATGCCTAGAGAACCCTCCAACGATCTATAATCGCAATGAAGAACAGGATTATGGACTCCTTTTTGTACATATACTACTTCAGCACCGAAAATTTTTCTGGAGCAGGCGTGGAATTCGGTGTGTTTCGAAGAGGAAAATCTTTGGTTTCTCGCACAGACTGGTCTCCACCTCCTGTGATTGCCATCCCTTATGGCTCAAGCCAAAGGCTGTTCCATTCTTTCACCTGAACCTCCACCAGTGTATGCCTGCAAGGAGAATAATCCAAGCCCGAGTCCACGATTTCACTTCCCTTTATGTCACATAACTTGCAAAAGAGACCTCAGATCGTCCAAAGCACGGATTCAATCTGGTGCTGTAGACTCCAGAGCTGGAGTGGAAAGGCATTCATTCCTACCGACGCAGCCTCTTCTTGTCTCGCTTTTCTCTTTTCGGGAATCGTTCTTCGCTCTCTAATTGGGCTTCCATCAGCATGTGTGACCACAGCTCTTCAAACTGATCCTGGAAACCTTCCTGAAACCAGTCCTGAACCTCCGAGTGCAGTTCCATTGGGTTCTCCTCCCATGCATCTCTTAACCTCGCACAGCAGTCAATTCTATGAGCCTTCAACTTAAAGAGAAGGTTCCCCACCCGTTTTTGACTCGATCCCTCCGGCCTCAGGATTGTAGCCGGAGGGGCCGCAATGAACTTCCGAGCGGATTTAAGGCACGGAAGCACCTGACCTTCGAGCAAAGCATAGGCAAATACAGCCACTCGATGGGTCTCATCACTGATGGGCAAACTATGCAATGGCAGCTCCCACAGGAGGGGTCCAAAGGCAGGTTTTACCCAAGAGAGTACTCGGTCTGTCCGAGAATCATAGAAAGGTTTCGGGTCCGTAAGAGGAGCAGAAAAGCTGCATAAAGAACCAGCATATTTAATGAGCCAATCAGACTTCACACTAGTCGCTCCATGCATATAAGGCCGCTTTGTTTGTAGGAGTTCGCTATAGACCAAGAACTCAGGAGCCGAGCTCGAGAGAGACGACCAGCGATGGAGGAAGACTGTTTCTTTAACCATGCATGCCTGGTACCTCGTTGCACAGGCTCTGCTATCTCCTTCCGAAGACACTGAGATCCCTCGGGTTCGCTTTGCAACCCGATCAGCCCAACCAGCACAAATAGCTCGCCCCAGTACCCCCTCTTCATTCAGCAGCAGCGGATGCCTATCGAACGAGACCCTCCAAGCAAGCTCTACGTCTTCTGCAGTTCCATGGGTCCACGAAAATTCCTCTCCTTCCGAGCCTCTCTGAGAAAACACAAGTTGGAGCAACTGTTTCCTCAGTTTCGACATCTCTTCCATGGTTTTAAGGTGAAGAGCATTCTCATTGCAGAAATCCGCTTGACCTCTTGAGAGCTCGAAGCATTGGAGTGCGTAAGCTATTGTAAGAGCATCACTGGTGGGGTTATGAAATTTTGCACGAGACAATTTAGCAGTTTCTTTTagcttcttcctcctcatttTTTCCTCCTTGTCCATggccttttccttttccccaTCAATCAGTGCAGATCCCTCCTGCTTTTCCAATCCATCTCCTTGAGTCTGAGAATTTTCAATCGGCCTTAGAAACGGATTGGGCAAGCTTAAAGCTGCTGCTGCAGCGACTGCAAATCCTAGGACAAGGTTCGCTCGAGTATAACTGCCTACCGTCCTCATTATCTGAATAACAGTAAGGAGCATTCGAGAATGGCGAGGACTCATTGGGTAGTGGGCCATGGCTTTCCCTAAGGTTGTTAACTTCCCATTGCTATCAAGAGCTTCGAGAACCTTCAAGCACTGTTCTGCTTCAAGCAGTGAAGTCTTCTCGGGAGTCGTTGGAAATGGGAAATTCGCTACCTGTAGCATGTACATAAACAAGATAATTAGTAATTTACATTTCAGTactgaaaatcaaaattgccATAATGAGAGAAGAATGGTGTCCTGTGCACATACCTTATCAATACCCATTGATTTCATTAGGAGGACAACGCCGTCGACAGGTATCTTTGATATTTCTGCCAATGCGAAATCTGGAAATATGTTATGAAAGACTGCAGAAGAGTAGAGACGGTAACAGTGGCCTGGCCCAGTTCTTCCAGCTCTTCCTGCCCGTTGGGCAGCAGAAGCTTTACTGATCCACTTTATCTCATAGGTTTCCATCCCATTGGAAGAGTTGTAATTCTTCACCTTCTCCCTTCCAGTATCCACCACATACTTTATTCCCGGGATAGTTAAAGACGTTTCAGCCACATTGGTGGCAACAATCACAAGTCTCTCTCCTTCATTGACCTCCTGGAATACATGAAGCTGAGCTGCCGTTGGAAGCATAGCATAAAGGGGTAAGACCCGCATTGGACCATTGCTGGCACCGTTTTTGCCTCCTTTCTCCTCCAATATGTTAGGATTGACCGCATCTGGGACTTCCTGAAGAGCGACAGGATCTGTCTTATTTGCTGTGTTGGAATTGGAACTAGCTGAAACTTTCCCAGCTAAAGCGTCAAAAGCAGCTTTCAAAGAAGAAAGGGTTCCCTCATTGTTTAGAACTCCCGAAAGATTGCCATCTGCTGAAGTCTTATCATCCCCTGAAACACCATTAGCATCCACGGTCTCAAAATCACTCTCGGATTCTGAGTCATTCGGAACATCAGATTCATCTTCCCTGATATCATATTGATCGTCATCGTAAGAGCTGAACCTATCGGTTTGCTGGTGGTTATCACCAATTTGATATGCTTCATCAATTTCATTCATATCGATTCCCTCCACCAAGTTCATTTCAGGGACTGCATCCGACTCATTTTCTGCATTTCTATGGTTGCTTCTCATAACCAGCTCCCTAGAAGCTTTACGAAGCTTCTGGCATAGGTACTCCACTTCCCTTTGCCCAGTTACAAAGACCAGCACTCCCCCTGGTGGAAGTCTCTTGTGAATTGAAATGACCTTCTTGTAAGCTTGTCCAATATAATCTACAATCTCTGTTCTCTTTGAGAAGTGTATGGTAACTGGGTATTGTCTGGTAGGAACTTCAATTACTGGAGGAGGATAACGAAACAATCTTTTCCCAGAGCTGAAGTCTTCTACGCGCAAGGTAGCACTCATCAGCACAAGTTTCAGTGGATAAATCTTACTTTCAGGGCTCACATTCTGTCCTAATAACAACATCTTCTGTTGCTTCTCAAACAGGTCCTGAGATCATGAAGAGAATCATTTAGAGAATATGGGGAAATGAATGACATGAAAGTCCAAGTTCTTGAGGCTAGAAATAACAAAATCCTTAAAATTTACCTGGCGGAGTTTAATTACTCTTGATAGCATTCCAATGAGTATGTCCGTATTCAAGCTTCTTTCATGAGCCTCATCCAGAATAATGACAGAGTAACGCCTCAACAAAAAGTCATTCTGCAGGGAGGAAAAAAGACAATCATCCGGTTAGACAAAATCCAGTCAATGATTTGCATAAACCAAATCCGTAGATCCACATCCAATGACAATAGATAACAGAATGATGTTGGCATACTGGCCAATGGAAACTGCAGACACACCTTTATACCAATTATCAGTCTTTTGTTGTAACTGCTGCTTAATGCCAGAAACAAGTATTACAGAAACAAAGAAATGGACTATAAGGAGTGAGGGAAAACTTTAGGTCTACACTCATACCACTTAACTACTCAGAGAGCTGTCCCaaatcaatttatataaaacATTATTTACATCAGATATCATTTTTAGTAGAAACAAACCTGAACTTCTCGCAGCAGAATTCCATCAGTCATAAACTTGATGGAGCTGTGGTCCCCGATCTTCTTGTCATACCGAACCTGAAAACCAACCTCCTTACCGAGGCGGAGACCAAGTTCATAGGCAACACGTTTTGCCGTTGCAAGGACAGCAACACGACGGGGCTGAGTCACGCCAACAATACCAGTTCGAGCAGTGGAGCAATTCGAACCAAAGCCCGCTTCATACAAGAACTACAGGCAAAAGAAGAGAAGCACAACATCAAGAAAACTCCTCAATAAAAAGGTTCCCACACAAACACAAACAGTTACGTAAAATCAAGCAAACCCACCTGAGGAACCTGCGTTGTTTTACCACACCCAGTTTCCCCGCAAATTATAACTGTCGAGTGGTAATTAATAGCTTCCATTATCTCCTGCTCCATCATGACAATTGGAAGATCCTTCCTCGTGTCTTCCACACCCTTTGGTCTCAATACATGGACCACAGTTGGAGCAGAAAAGGTTCCACAACCAGAAGAGTTTGGTGGACTGCTTTCCTTGTCAACTGCTTTTGGTCTCTCATCTACCCTACCCTGTAGTTCCACAAACAGTAAACATAAATGCGGAAACTTTTTGAGAAACACATGCAACTAAGTTTCGCAGAACGCATGCACATAGTTCATGAAGAAGTATAGCATCATCATTAGCAGCTGCTTCTCAATGCCATAGCATCAAAATTGCTTTAGAAAAACTAGTAGATTATTACTTTCCAAGAATATTACGAAGTCATTACACTTCattcttcaaaaaaaaaaaaaagatttcctgGATGAGCAACATCTCCTAATCACGATGCACTTGACTAAAAACCAAAGTCCAAGGATGAGGGGTACCCTTGCTCCATCGCTGTCTCTCACATCAGGAGTATGAAGCATTGGTGAGGGATTTGATGTATCAGCAGGTGCAGATGTGATGCTGTGGACAATATGTGTAACAGGCAAGACTGGAACTTGAGCTGTCATAATTTGGCCCTTCTTCTCTCCACGATCCTGCCTGTCTCTTCCATGAACATTGTTGCATACTGTTTCGGATGTTGAATTAgcttcatcatcttcatcccTACTGCCAAAATCTTGATCATACGGAGCTCTTAGACCGGCCTTAGAAAACTGCACAACCTTGCTTCGTTTCTCACATTTAGTTTCAGCCTGAAACAAGTGGTTGATTGGCTTGAGTGACAAGCAAAAAACAACTCATCCGAAACATACAACATTCTTTTCAAAGACACAAACCCGCCCAATGTTCCGTGTTGATTGCAAAATTGAGTAGGCAGTCTCTGGTATCTTGTACTTCCTGAAAACAGATACTCTCGGATGATCAACATATATCAACAAGTCAGCGGACGAATACTGAGAGAAGGTGATATAAATAGCGAACAAATAAACATAAAGAGTTACGTACTCCAAGGTTTCAAGACTTTGAGACAGCAGCAGCTTGTTTCGCTTCTCCTCCTACATTATACAACAAAACAAGGatattctaattaatttctactgattaaaaaaaaaaaggttcttGGAAAACAAGGCATGATTTTTCAAGTCAGGCAAATTTGATTCTCAATGACCGAAAGAATGAACCACAATTGCAAGAAGGAGGTGAAATATGCATTCAAGCTCACCTCCGGCTTCTTGAGCTTTCTTTTCCGAGATTTGCTCATGACGGGGGATttaatcttcttctttgcATTCCGAGGATCctaaaagaaacaaagaaagaaaagaaagaaaagaaaaaaaagttaaactTTCCATCCAACCCGACAGTTCTCGAATCTGCgagaaaggagaagaagattcGAAGTTCAGCGGTGCAACTTACCTGACTCTTTCCTTTagcatttttccttttcttccctGGCAATATCACTGCATTGCTATCATCACCTACCGAGCTGCCGACCCCGAGTTAACACACAATAATTAGCTCAACTCGATCGAGCAGAAGTATATCCAGCAACTAATAGCTCAATCACCAACATTTAGATCCAATTTAGAACAGAAGTATACAAAATCGGCCCAACATTTGATTCAATGAGCAACCAACTAGAGCTTATTACATATACCGCAACAGTCGTACAAAGAAAGAAGCTAGAGATTGATCCAGTGTTTCGCCGGCTTACCTCAACCGACCGCCTTCACGCTCCAAATCCACACCACGAACCTCCATCTCCATGGCTACTTCTCTcatgaggaggaggaagcaGGGTAAAACAAAGAAGCTGGTCTCCTTTGTTTTTGGTTCTCCTGACTCTCTCCCAGTCACCCTGTCTATCTCTCTCACTCACAGTGTTCCTTGCTTCCAAGTTTGCCACGCCGTCTCAGATATCGGAAAGAAGGAGAGAGACGCCGGAGGAAATTCGACCTCGCGCCGCGGGTCGGCTGGcagatgaggaggaggagaagagaagCACTCGCAGTCGGTGCACGCCGCGAAAGCCCACCCGAATACAATTGGGTCGGGTTTTTGGGTCGATTCTCGTAATCGTAATACCCGAAATTGCacagaaaaagacaaataaatGAATTCCCAGACGAGTTGCTTCAGTTCAGCTCGACCATTTGATTGacgcgtcaatggcgagagaTGGGGAGGTCGTCGCCCGTTGCGGAAGGCGGTGACTAtcagatatataatatataatataatacatgtatatatatatataaatatatataaagttaggggtgtgcacgggtacaGGGTAGACCCGGAACTGGTTGGACCTACCCTAATGGGTAGGTTCTGGATAGTTTCAATTAGAAACAGGGTAGGATATGGGTAGAAAAATTGAGAACCGGTGAAATCCGATTCCGGTTCCGATTCCAACTTATAGGGTATCCAGAatcggaaccggaaccgatccattatattttatattatattcgaCGCCACATCAGCACATACCAGATCAAATCCAACGGTCCAAACAGAAGTCCATCATACGCCACTGTGCTCCTCTTGCACAAGATCGCTCCTCCGTCCTCCTCTTCCTTGAGCTTCCTTCGGCGTTCACTCGTTGCCCCAATCTCTCTCCCTCATATCGTACTCTTGCTTCTCCAGTTCTTCTCAAGATTAGTCCAACCGCAATGGCGAAACTGGCGCTGCTCTTCGCTCTCTTGTGCTCCTAGCGACCACCGTCGCCGTCCGCCTGATGAAGGACCCATCTCTTGGTGCGTGGAAGGGTCTACAGTGACCCCTGCAAATCCGACTTTGAGACCTTCGCCTCTACTAACACTGTAGGTACAACAtgcactttcttttttctctatttGACCAGATCTTCCGTTTCCTGCTCAATTTCTCCCGTGAAGTAGTGAGAATGGTGATTGTTCACTTCCCGGTGGACTTGTAGACTGTAGATCTGCTTCAAAATAGGCGTCGATCTGGTCGCTAGATCTTAGGATCTGTTAGATCTCTCTCGTTGTTGCTTGTGGTAGTGAATGGTTCTGTCTAGGTCAAAATTTTCGTCGGTGGATTCGATTTTGGTGTCAAGGAACAATCGCACTATTTCTGGTGCTATCTCAATGGCAAATACCCCAGAGGAAAGAAAGAGACGGAAAAGTCGATTCAAGCGCTTTGAGAAGGGATAAGGTAATCGGGCAGAACTCAATCATCATTATAAATCAAAAGGTGTTGGAGCagcaaattcaaatttgtatgCTTGAAGGGCTAGTGCCATGGTGATCAGGAAGAACTTGGATAATGGGGGATCTGAGGCTGTTGAAGACATTGAGTGGGATGCCCTTACTGTTAAGAAGACCTGTCAGGAAATTGAGAAACGTTACTTGTGCCTTATCTCTGCCCCCGATCCTGCCACTGTAAGTCTTCCATTGCCAGTTGCAAATACTTAAAAGAATGATGGTCTTGCAACAATGGATGACTGTTTCTCTTGttgaaaattcttttttttttgcaggtGAGGCTAAAAGAAGTTCTTGAAAAGGCTCTTGCTATGGTTCAAAGCTCGCAGAAGAATTATCATTACAAATGTGATCAGCTAAAATCGATTTGCCAAGATCTAACTGCTCAAACcggaataaaatttttttacagattccaacagggtactcggaacctgtggtataatacaggtttcgggtaggttccggttccaagattcaacagggtagggtccggttccaaaatgtTGGAACCGGTCATCTACAGGGTAGGATCCGGGTATTGTAAAAAAAACAGGGTAtccggaaccgatcacccctataTAAAGTAGTATCCCGCCCAACTtattaaatagaaataaaataataaatgtaataataaattaatacgttatataaaagttgaataatattaattattattgtaattaaagaaatataaacaTTAAAGAATAATTCTAATagcttattattttttataaggaattgttattttattattaaataaaaatacataattttaaaaattatatctcATTCCATTAAATGGGAGTAGATTAATAAatgtattaattaatcaatacgttatatagaaattcaataatattacttattattgtaattagtgaaaatatatccaaaagaaacattaaaaaagaattttaatcACTTATTGTTATTCTACAAGCAACTACtactttattattaaatatatatacataattttaaagaaGTTAAGGCTAATAATGATTTTATAATTAGGTGGGCAACATGATTTGCAATCTTGCCCCCAGTTATACAACACCTGCGAATATATCAGACGAATTGAATAACTAACGTTAGTACTGGCTCGGTTAGTGTATGTCGAACCCTAACATATGAAATGCCCTTGcttattattacaataattatAGGGCATCCATTTAGTGGGGTTGATTTTGCCTAATTCGGCAGAAATATCATTGCTCTAAAAAGAGGATGTAATACAATTCCTCGCGCCCTCACCTATTTACTTAGAGGTCGCACGTTCGAGACGATCCGTgctattttattagttttatctttcattgtattaggccTTGCATCTcctttataactgaaaaaagaaatgacaTTTCGATTTTTGGTTGAGTTTGTGTCGGCATATTGAGATCCAAGTGTGTATAAAAAATCCCTTTATCCGTGTAGTTATTTGTAGATACAACTTGTATTGTCTGTCTGAAACAAATAAATCggaattaaaatataatacaaCTCTAaatttatcattcatattcaTAAACGAAacgcaaaataaaaattcaaaaggaCCAATTCAATCATCTATATAAAATTCCGAACATTCAATTGTCCAAAAGTACAttcattaattcttttttcgatATAAGTAATAATGTAGATGAATACATTCATTCactcataaaaaaagaaagcaaacgAATACATTCATTCATGGATGCAGTGAGTGAATGCAGAATGGAATTAGATCAAGagaaattagaaatttaaagagtacaaataaaagatattatatatcaaCTAGCTGTTATATTTGCGCATTTgggattaattattattaaaaagtttaatatattgtattatccaattatatttatttaaatttttttattcatttaattttgaaaataaaagtattttaTAGAGCTATTTTGATATGTTTTATTCATCGTTATTTTAACGATTATCAAAGTGTTAATAttaccatatatatttatatatatataaagttgtatcacATCCTATTAAATAgcagtaaaattttaaatgtttaataaattagtataatatatagaaattgaatagtattaattattattgttattaaaaaaatatatcgaaaaaattaaagaataattCTTTATCGTAATCACTTATTGGTATTTTATAaggaatttctattttattagtaaaaaaatatacataattttcaAGACCCTCTTACATAAGTGTATAATTGTAAATGTTTAATAAATTAGTATGTTATATAGAAATTTAATAGTATTAATTATTGTTGTTGAAGAAAATATaaccaaaaaattaaagaggaatttttttattgtaatcaCCTGTTGTTATTTTATAaggaatttatattttatttgtaaataaatatacataattttaaagacacaaagaattattaaatttttcttaattaactTTAATAATCATTACTGGCCttataaaaagttaaattaagtaaatcACACATCGAAGTGATTagtcattttatctaaaatcattcaaatttacaaaacttaatatatgaaatatgagtGAGAAAAAGACAATTGCAAATACTTAATGTTAAAACTTAATAGATTCTATGACCATTAATCattcattaataattaaatttgctaggatttttttttttggattttataattatctcttataaattaaattgataattgagataatttctataaaatattttacatgaattataTGCTTACGAGCTATTTAGTTAATATTATCTATCatgaatataaaatttatatactaTAAAGACAAATTTTCCTATTtgctatatattattataaactgtaaattaatattaacaaTTGCCTTAATATCTAATGTTTCATAAAAATTTCTTTATAAAATCCTTGCAACAATCGGGTTCAATAGCCTAGTTTTAATCTAAATTCAAAGACTCCGTACcataaaatatacaaatttctATCATGATTAACAATCACgaataaaataatcaatatttGCATCAAAGTCCCGAATTTGAGAAAGGGAGAAGCAAAAATCCTAAATCAACATAAACTCCTAGTAGTGATACATAAATTCAGAAATACATATTtcgaaattaaattttta
This region includes:
- the LOC116187082 gene encoding ATP-dependent RNA helicase DEAH13 encodes the protein MREVAMEMEVRGVDLEREGGRLSSVGDDSNAVILPGKKRKNAKGKSQDPRNAKKKIKSPVMSKSRKRKLKKPEEEKRNKLLLSQSLETLEKYKIPETAYSILQSTRNIGRAETKCEKRSKVVQFSKAGLRAPYDQDFGSRDEDDEANSTSETVCNNVHGRDRQDRGEKKGQIMTAQVPVLPVTHIVHSITSAPADTSNPSPMLHTPDVRDSDGARGRVDERPKAVDKESSPPNSSGCGTFSAPTVVHVLRPKGVEDTRKDLPIVMMEQEIMEAINYHSTVIICGETGCGKTTQVPQFLYEAGFGSNCSTARTGIVGVTQPRRVAVLATAKRVAYELGLRLGKEVGFQVRYDKKIGDHSSIKFMTDGILLREVQNDFLLRRYSVIILDEAHERSLNTDILIGMLSRVIKLRQDLFEKQQKMLLLGQNVSPESKIYPLKLVLMSATLRVEDFSSGKRLFRYPPPVIEVPTRQYPVTIHFSKRTEIVDYIGQAYKKVISIHKRLPPGGVLVFVTGQREVEYLCQKLRKASRELVMRSNHRNAENESDAVPEMNLVEGIDMNEIDEAYQIGDNHQQTDRFSSYDDDQYDIREDESDVPNDSESESDFETVDANGVSGDDKTSADGNLSGVLNNEGTLSSLKAAFDALAGKVSASSNSNTANKTDPVALQEVPDAVNPNILEEKGGKNGASNGPMRVLPLYAMLPTAAQLHVFQEVNEGERLVIVATNVAETSLTIPGIKYVVDTGREKVKNYNSSNGMETYEIKWISKASAAQRAGRAGRTGPGHCYRLYSSAVFHNIFPDFALAEISKIPVDGVVLLMKSMGIDKVANFPFPTTPEKTSLLEAEQCLKVLEALDSNGKLTTLGKAMAHYPMSPRHSRMLLTVIQIMRTVGSYTRANLVLGFAVAAAAALSLPNPFLRPIENSQTQGDGLEKQEGSALIDGEKEKAMDKEEKMRRKKLKETAKLSRAKFHNPTSDALTIAYALQCFELSRGQADFCNENALHLKTMEEMSKLRKQLLQLVFSQRGSEGEEFSWTHGTAEDVELAWRVSFDRHPLLLNEEGVLGRAICAGWADRVAKRTRGISVSSEGDSRACATRYQACMVKETVFLHRWSSLSSSAPEFLVYSELLQTKRPYMHGATSVKSDWLIKYAGSLCSFSAPLTDPKPFYDSRTDRVLSWVKPAFGPLLWELPLHSLPISDETHRVAVFAYALLEGQVLPCLKSARKFIAAPPATILRPEGSSQKRVGNLLFKLKAHRIDCCARLRDAWEENPMELHSEVQDWFQEGFQDQFEELWSHMLMEAQLESEERFPKREKRDKKRLRR
- the LOC116189202 gene encoding SAC3 family protein A-like; translation: MVIRKNLDNGGSEAVEDIEWDALTVKKTCQEIEKRYLCLISAPDPATVRLKEVLEKALAMVQSSQKNYHYKCDQLKSICQDLTAQTGIKFFYRFQQGTRNLWYNTGFG